The proteins below are encoded in one region of Amycolatopsis magusensis:
- a CDS encoding helix-turn-helix domain-containing protein produces MSTRGTEPVLDEPTRQLCAAIAERRLTQVRLAVVAAGDYGKTTLLDHLRTLCANAGLTVVRFDPARVGEPADLVLADDAHTYGEAELAELARLAGDERTGLVIAARPRPRPAGLNAVLGRLRGQILLRPLDKAQVAEHLGTHGVSTELAEFVRAQTGGVPGHVHRVVTALAAVPPSERGELPLAAFGGIRQELDGAEPGVLRFLLAVEAGAGPDIDLLGGLLDRDPDGVSAVIDLARATGLFGADGGLLPITLGALRALVPAERHAAVRQRLVELQLERGAPVLRLVRPWLGKPIAGPSVAKAFEAAADEALGADPALAARLLEAAVAAGRPAAELGARRAEAVALAGDLDGALRLADEVIATAGATGRPDGARVAATALTHRGQLGRSAELLQWSGTRRSRAFAAISLIATGRRAEAERELEKATEGGGDEPPTLLSGALSSVARGVVESVGGTPTLALSTLVSSAEMLEPVGRAVLLPDSPAALGALVALHSGELTIAEPLLERAIAARTGGVTLQARHQLLLAWIAMVRGDATLAVERLNAAEEVRQPRDWLFAVGLEVGLARRTSDLTALRRIWGVACEAVIRHPVDLFSFLPFGEFAMAAARLGERDRLAPHLAQAHAVLKGLGDPPLWAASLHWSELHAAIIAERAGEAKEHAAALAACSGNGAYFTAVSDAAACWLKVLAGDIDAEEVEAAAHALRGCGLWWDGARLAGQAAIRTTDRKAMVALLDCARLLQGAATTVAPPSEGAAADDSPGSARLSDRELQVAELVLGGMTYKEVGARLFISAKTVEHHMARMRQRLGAGSRAELLAHLREMLGDR; encoded by the coding sequence GTGTCGACCCGGGGCACCGAGCCGGTACTGGACGAACCGACCCGGCAGCTGTGCGCCGCGATCGCGGAACGCAGGCTCACCCAGGTCCGCCTGGCCGTCGTCGCGGCCGGGGACTACGGCAAGACCACCCTGCTGGACCACCTGCGCACCCTGTGCGCGAACGCGGGGCTGACCGTCGTGCGGTTCGACCCGGCGCGGGTCGGCGAGCCCGCCGACCTGGTGCTGGCCGACGACGCGCACACCTACGGCGAAGCGGAACTGGCCGAACTCGCGCGGCTGGCCGGTGACGAGCGGACCGGCCTGGTGATCGCCGCGCGCCCGCGCCCGCGTCCCGCCGGGTTGAACGCCGTGCTCGGGCGACTGCGGGGGCAGATCCTGTTGCGCCCGCTCGACAAGGCACAGGTCGCCGAGCACCTGGGCACGCACGGCGTTTCCACCGAGCTGGCGGAGTTCGTCCGCGCGCAGACCGGCGGGGTGCCCGGGCACGTGCACCGGGTGGTGACCGCGCTGGCCGCCGTTCCGCCGTCCGAGCGCGGGGAACTGCCGCTCGCCGCTTTTGGGGGTATCCGCCAGGAGCTCGACGGGGCCGAGCCCGGGGTGCTGCGGTTCCTGCTCGCCGTGGAGGCGGGCGCCGGGCCGGACATCGATCTGCTGGGCGGGCTGCTCGACCGTGATCCCGACGGCGTCAGCGCGGTGATCGACCTGGCGCGCGCGACCGGGTTGTTCGGCGCGGACGGCGGACTGCTGCCGATCACGCTCGGGGCCCTGCGTGCGCTGGTGCCCGCCGAACGGCACGCGGCGGTCCGGCAGCGGCTGGTCGAACTGCAGTTGGAACGTGGTGCACCGGTGCTGCGCCTGGTGCGGCCGTGGCTGGGGAAGCCGATCGCCGGGCCGAGCGTGGCGAAGGCGTTCGAGGCGGCGGCCGACGAGGCGCTGGGCGCGGACCCGGCGCTGGCGGCACGGCTGCTGGAGGCGGCTGTCGCGGCCGGGCGCCCGGCCGCGGAACTGGGTGCGCGGCGGGCCGAGGCGGTGGCGCTGGCCGGTGACCTGGACGGCGCGTTGCGCCTGGCCGACGAGGTGATCGCCACCGCGGGCGCGACCGGACGGCCGGACGGCGCCCGGGTCGCCGCGACCGCGTTGACCCACCGCGGTCAGCTCGGGCGGAGCGCGGAACTGCTGCAGTGGTCCGGAACCCGGCGTTCGCGGGCGTTCGCGGCGATCAGTCTGATCGCCACCGGCCGTCGTGCCGAAGCCGAGCGGGAACTCGAGAAGGCGACCGAGGGCGGTGGCGACGAGCCGCCGACGCTGCTTTCGGGGGCGTTGTCCTCGGTGGCGCGCGGGGTCGTGGAGTCGGTCGGCGGCACCCCGACCCTCGCACTGTCCACTTTGGTCAGCTCGGCGGAGATGCTGGAACCGGTCGGCCGCGCGGTGCTGCTGCCCGACAGCCCGGCCGCGCTCGGCGCGCTGGTCGCGCTGCACAGCGGTGAGCTGACCATCGCCGAACCGCTGCTGGAGCGCGCGATCGCCGCGCGCACCGGCGGCGTGACCCTGCAGGCGCGTCACCAGTTGCTGCTGGCGTGGATCGCGATGGTGCGCGGGGACGCGACGCTGGCCGTGGAACGGTTGAACGCGGCCGAAGAGGTGCGCCAGCCGCGTGACTGGCTGTTCGCCGTCGGGCTGGAGGTCGGCCTCGCCCGGCGCACCAGCGATCTGACCGCGTTGCGCCGGATCTGGGGCGTGGCCTGCGAAGCGGTGATCCGGCACCCGGTCGACCTGTTCTCGTTCCTGCCGTTCGGCGAGTTCGCCATGGCCGCCGCGCGGCTGGGGGAACGCGACCGGCTGGCACCGCACCTGGCGCAGGCACATGCTGTCCTCAAGGGACTCGGGGACCCGCCGCTGTGGGCGGCTTCCCTGCACTGGAGCGAACTCCACGCCGCGATCATCGCCGAACGGGCGGGTGAGGCGAAGGAACACGCGGCCGCGCTGGCGGCGTGTTCCGGGAACGGCGCGTACTTCACCGCGGTGTCGGACGCGGCGGCCTGCTGGCTGAAGGTGCTCGCGGGCGACATCGACGCCGAAGAGGTCGAAGCCGCCGCGCACGCGTTGCGCGGCTGCGGCCTGTGGTGGGACGGCGCGCGACTGGCCGGTCAGGCGGCGATCCGCACCACGGACCGGAAGGCGATGGTCGCGCTGCTCGACTGCGCTCGCCTGCTCCAGGGCGCGGCGACGACCGTCGCGCCACCGTCCGAAGGCGCCGCGGCCGACGACAGCCCCGGCTCGGCGCGGCTGAGCGATCGTGAGCTGCAGGTCGCGGAACTGGTGCTGGGCGGCATGACCTACAAGGAGGTCGGCGCGCGGCTGTTCATCTCGGCGAAGACCGTGGAACACCACATGGCGCGGATGCGTCAGCGGCTGGGAGCGGGGAGCCGGGCGGAACTACTGGCACACCTACGGGAAATGCTCGGGGACCGCTGA
- a CDS encoding IniB N-terminal domain-containing protein produces MSPSGQTLHDFVLNLLTDETARSAFGTDPAAALSGAGLQDVTAQDVQEVVPLVLDYAPGGVSVESPESGFAALPAATDVTSTDGAIEQLQALAQVAEGGGLAGLPGLDDLTRSSFAEDTPLGSVAGAHEITPEGIAATGAYAGEQLTGSIAGDAGPQGAAGSLAADSDAVDLGSAVSGSTEGAAAAAGVGTEPLSAGVAGAGGLHGVDTAFAGTSPVGDFGGDLFAATDGFAGSLNIAGQQYSIDSDSLGDLGGGHLAGLGDPATVLDSTAMPRSGEEAASATSGTLAGYVSTGGEWLAGGVATGGTTLGSYLTGADAAPIDQSVADSSGTISDQIAAGSGQLAGHLESLPIDVPADLPADLPADTPAATPGDLPTDLPADLPAELPTDLQVELPELPELPIVNPLPSGGHDGGASESPLGQLGNGHQLPDLGDITGGLLDF; encoded by the coding sequence TTGTCCCCCTCAGGCCAGACCCTCCACGACTTCGTGCTGAACCTGCTCACCGATGAGACAGCTCGGTCCGCCTTCGGCACCGATCCGGCCGCCGCCCTGTCCGGCGCCGGTCTGCAGGACGTCACCGCGCAGGACGTCCAGGAGGTCGTCCCGCTGGTCCTCGACTACGCGCCCGGCGGTGTCTCCGTGGAGTCCCCCGAGTCCGGCTTCGCCGCCCTGCCCGCCGCGACCGACGTGACCAGCACCGACGGCGCCATCGAGCAGCTGCAGGCGCTCGCTCAGGTCGCCGAGGGCGGCGGTCTCGCCGGTCTGCCCGGCCTGGACGACCTGACCCGCTCCTCCTTCGCCGAGGACACCCCGCTCGGCTCCGTCGCCGGCGCCCACGAGATCACCCCCGAGGGCATCGCCGCGACCGGCGCCTACGCCGGTGAGCAGCTCACCGGTTCGATCGCCGGTGACGCGGGCCCGCAGGGTGCCGCCGGTTCCCTCGCGGCCGACAGCGACGCCGTCGACCTCGGCAGCGCGGTCTCCGGCTCCACCGAAGGTGCCGCGGCCGCCGCGGGCGTCGGCACCGAGCCGCTGTCCGCCGGTGTCGCCGGTGCCGGTGGCCTCCACGGCGTCGACACCGCGTTCGCCGGTACCTCCCCGGTCGGCGACTTCGGCGGCGACCTGTTCGCCGCCACCGACGGCTTCGCCGGTTCGCTGAACATCGCGGGCCAGCAGTACTCGATCGACAGCGACTCGCTCGGTGACCTCGGCGGCGGCCACCTCGCCGGCCTCGGCGACCCGGCCACCGTGCTCGACTCCACCGCCATGCCGCGCAGCGGTGAGGAGGCCGCTTCGGCCACCTCCGGCACGCTCGCCGGGTACGTCTCCACCGGTGGCGAGTGGCTGGCCGGCGGCGTCGCCACCGGCGGCACCACGCTCGGCAGTTACCTCACCGGCGCGGACGCGGCCCCGATCGACCAGTCGGTCGCCGACAGCTCCGGCACGATCTCCGACCAGATCGCCGCCGGTTCCGGCCAGCTCGCCGGTCACCTGGAGAGCCTGCCGATCGACGTCCCGGCCGACCTGCCCGCCGATCTCCCGGCGGACACGCCGGCCGCCACCCCCGGCGACCTGCCCACCGACCTCCCGGCGGACCTGCCCGCCGAACTGCCGACCGACCTCCAGGTCGAACTGCCGGAGCTGCCCGAGCTGCCGATCGTCAACCCGCTGCCCAGCGGCGGCCACGACGGCGGCGCCTCGGAAAGCCCGCTGGGCCAGCTCGGCAACGGGCACCAGCTGCCGGACCTGGGTGACATCACCGGGGGCCTGCTCGACTTCTAG
- a CDS encoding autoinducer 2 ABC transporter substrate-binding protein produces MRLPRRLAVIAAVACLVLSGCGAEPPAEPPAESIEIAFVPKVQSIAYFDAMNGGGLRAADVLGVRWTYRGPLTADAAEQAAIVREFVARGVNVIVVAPNDPESIAPVVAEAKAKGIRVLTTDTDAPNSGRELFVNQASAESIGRALTDELMRKTGGTGQYAIVSCGPTAANLNAWIAVQKAYTAQNYAGAQIVDIVHVGEDQNAAAAKAKELMAAHPQLTGLVGECTTSAPGVAKAVREAGRIGQVFTVGVGTPQSMKEYLRDGSASASVLWDVENLGYLTAWAAKQAADGKVPEPLNNVSPELPAVRYNGADKTLVLGDPLLITNDNVDQFDY; encoded by the coding sequence ATGAGGCTGCCGAGACGGCTCGCCGTGATCGCGGCCGTGGCCTGCCTGGTCCTGTCCGGGTGCGGCGCCGAGCCACCCGCCGAGCCACCGGCGGAGTCCATCGAGATCGCCTTCGTGCCCAAGGTCCAGTCCATCGCCTACTTCGACGCGATGAACGGGGGCGGCCTGCGCGCGGCCGACGTGCTCGGCGTGCGCTGGACCTACCGCGGCCCGCTCACCGCGGACGCCGCCGAGCAGGCCGCCATCGTGCGCGAGTTCGTCGCCCGCGGGGTCAACGTGATCGTGGTGGCCCCCAACGACCCCGAGTCCATCGCGCCCGTGGTCGCCGAGGCCAAGGCCAAGGGCATCCGCGTGCTGACCACCGACACCGATGCCCCCAACTCCGGGCGCGAGCTGTTCGTCAACCAGGCGAGCGCCGAGAGCATCGGCCGGGCGCTCACCGACGAGCTGATGCGCAAGACCGGCGGCACCGGGCAGTACGCGATCGTGTCCTGCGGCCCCACCGCGGCCAACCTCAACGCCTGGATCGCGGTGCAGAAGGCCTACACCGCGCAGAACTACGCCGGCGCGCAGATCGTCGACATCGTCCACGTCGGGGAGGACCAGAACGCCGCGGCCGCCAAGGCCAAGGAGCTGATGGCCGCGCACCCCCAGCTGACCGGGCTCGTCGGCGAATGCACCACCTCGGCGCCCGGTGTGGCCAAGGCCGTGCGGGAGGCCGGGCGCATCGGCCAGGTGTTCACCGTCGGCGTCGGCACCCCGCAGTCCATGAAGGAGTACCTGCGCGACGGTTCGGCGTCGGCCTCGGTGCTGTGGGACGTGGAAAACCTCGGCTACCTGACCGCGTGGGCGGCGAAGCAGGCCGCCGACGGCAAGGTGCCCGAGCCGCTGAACAACGTCAGCCCCGAGTTGCCTGCCGTGCGCTACAACGGCGCCGACAAGACCCTGGTGCTCGGCGACCCGCTGCTGATCACCAACGACAACGTCGACCAGTTCGACTACTGA
- a CDS encoding dynamin family protein — protein sequence MMASPWLQLMDDTIRACAAHGTPDLLRRLRERRAQLIDPKLRILVIGETGQGKSQLVNALVNAPVCATGDDLTTTVPAVVEYAEAPSAAVVLNPVVRHDRMLESGPSSQLVPAAVDSVTADANREAAQPGAEIARAHIGLPRALLATGLVLIDTPPAGDAARTATALSEILQADAVLMATDATSEFSPSELELLTQVARVCPTVMVALTKIDIVPGWRVVAERNRARLAKAGLNATVVPVSAALRLAAAKAGDRDLNAESGFEELMHRLKHEWLDQADVLHTRSVAALAGMTVDQLVPPLQDEFSATQRGDSPEAVARWQAAGRKLEQLQQDSARWQTLLGDEISDLIADLEYDLRDRTRQILRDVDEYFDAADPSRDWETFEDWLTDNLATVAETNFNWLLERFDWIAHKLARQVAPGDEDLLHELLVADAPDDHASGVRKPRVERFSVGQKLFVGMRGSYTGLLMFGLATTVAGMPLINPISLGAGAAFGAKSVFEERGNRLKRRQATAKTAAQRHVDDFFLAYGKESKDAARLLQRALRDRFTAYAQQQRQEISASAKAIKQVIDTEAAQRKQRAQEIRTAVNELAAIRQRLKTMAAARITPSSPRGLIA from the coding sequence GTGATGGCTTCGCCCTGGCTCCAGCTGATGGACGACACCATCCGGGCCTGCGCCGCGCACGGGACCCCGGATCTGCTCCGTCGCCTGCGTGAAAGACGTGCGCAGCTGATCGATCCGAAGCTGCGCATCCTGGTCATCGGCGAGACCGGCCAGGGCAAGAGCCAGCTGGTGAACGCGCTGGTCAACGCGCCGGTGTGCGCCACGGGCGACGACCTGACCACCACCGTGCCCGCCGTGGTCGAGTACGCCGAGGCGCCGAGCGCGGCGGTCGTGCTGAACCCGGTCGTCCGCCATGACCGCATGCTCGAGAGCGGTCCGTCGAGCCAGCTCGTCCCGGCCGCGGTCGACTCGGTGACCGCCGACGCCAACCGCGAGGCCGCGCAGCCCGGCGCCGAGATCGCCCGCGCGCACATCGGCCTGCCGCGGGCGCTGCTCGCCACCGGCCTGGTGCTCATCGACACCCCGCCCGCCGGGGACGCCGCCCGCACCGCTACCGCACTTTCGGAGATCCTGCAGGCCGACGCCGTGCTGATGGCCACCGACGCGACGAGCGAGTTCTCGCCGAGCGAGCTGGAACTGCTCACCCAGGTGGCCCGCGTGTGCCCGACGGTGATGGTGGCGCTGACCAAGATCGACATCGTGCCCGGCTGGCGAGTGGTCGCCGAACGCAACCGCGCCCGGCTGGCCAAGGCGGGGCTCAACGCCACCGTGGTGCCGGTGTCCGCGGCGCTGCGGCTGGCCGCCGCCAAGGCGGGCGATCGCGACCTCAACGCCGAATCCGGCTTCGAGGAGCTGATGCACCGGCTCAAGCACGAGTGGCTGGACCAGGCCGACGTGCTGCACACCAGGTCCGTGGCCGCGCTCGCCGGGATGACCGTGGACCAGCTGGTGCCGCCGTTGCAGGACGAGTTCTCCGCGACCCAGCGCGGCGACTCCCCCGAAGCCGTCGCCCGCTGGCAGGCCGCCGGGCGCAAACTTGAGCAGCTCCAGCAGGATTCCGCGCGCTGGCAGACCCTGCTCGGCGACGAGATCTCCGACCTGATCGCCGACCTCGAGTACGACCTGCGCGACCGCACCCGGCAGATCCTGCGCGACGTGGACGAGTACTTCGACGCCGCCGACCCCTCCCGCGACTGGGAGACCTTCGAGGACTGGCTGACCGACAACCTGGCCACCGTCGCCGAGACGAACTTCAACTGGCTGCTCGAACGGTTCGACTGGATCGCGCACAAACTGGCCCGCCAGGTCGCGCCCGGCGACGAGGACCTGTTGCACGAGCTGCTGGTCGCGGACGCCCCCGACGACCACGCGAGCGGGGTGCGCAAGCCGCGCGTCGAGCGGTTCTCCGTGGGGCAGAAGCTCTTCGTCGGCATGCGCGGGTCGTACACCGGGCTGCTGATGTTCGGCCTGGCGACCACGGTGGCCGGGATGCCGCTGATCAACCCGATCTCGCTCGGCGCGGGTGCCGCGTTCGGCGCGAAGAGCGTGTTCGAGGAACGCGGCAACCGGCTCAAGCGGCGCCAGGCCACCGCGAAGACCGCCGCGCAACGCCACGTCGACGACTTCTTCCTGGCCTACGGCAAGGAGAGCAAGGACGCCGCCCGGCTGCTCCAGCGCGCCCTGCGCGACCGGTTCACCGCCTACGCCCAGCAGCAGCGCCAGGAGATCTCCGCGTCGGCCAAGGCGATCAAGCAGGTCATCGACACCGAGGCCGCGCAGCGCAAGCAGCGCGCGCAGGAGATCAGGACCGCGGTGAACGAACTCGCCGCGATCCGCCAGCGCCTCAAGACGATGGCCGCGGCCCGTATCACGCCCAGCTCGCCGCGGGGGCTGATCGCGTGA
- a CDS encoding Hsp70 family protein, giving the protein MPYVLGIDLGHTRTTAAVCRRVGASWGEPQVVALDGDARWVESVLHVAPDGSVVFGQEAARRAIAEPQSAARGFLGRSGDSVPLVLGHHLYTAEVLTASLAGWVADQVAESFGGPADRIVVTHPAGWGPHRRSALRAGLEAAGLPGVLLLPKPVAAAENHLATEEGEELEPGSVLAVCRIGGEHVESALVRRTQSGFDLLAHTDSGVGRGSARIDDLLAEHVLARSGAKLPDHAEPALRAPMAGFRVASVLAKERLSVAPSASLTVPLPEVTGEVHVTRAELEQLAKPVLAAAVGQLQRLVEPVPDGELAAALLVGGGARIPLVTFLAESALGCPVLVDPDPAAAVCRGAALVARPRLAGEGRKPSPRPRQAVVEESTALIPRALEPAAGEEDAELGPPPPRPPVEVTPLEAPKRFTNPLRRRSDREPEREDSR; this is encoded by the coding sequence ATGCCGTACGTCTTGGGGATCGACCTCGGGCACACCCGGACCACCGCCGCGGTCTGCCGCCGGGTGGGGGCCTCCTGGGGTGAGCCCCAGGTGGTGGCCCTCGACGGGGACGCCCGCTGGGTCGAGTCGGTGCTGCACGTGGCGCCCGACGGCTCGGTGGTGTTCGGCCAGGAGGCCGCCCGGCGCGCGATCGCCGAACCGCAGAGCGCGGCCCGCGGCTTCCTCGGCCGCTCGGGTGATTCGGTGCCGCTGGTGCTCGGGCACCACCTCTACACCGCCGAAGTGCTGACCGCCTCGCTGGCGGGCTGGGTGGCCGACCAGGTGGCGGAGTCGTTCGGCGGCCCGGCCGACCGGATCGTCGTGACGCACCCCGCCGGCTGGGGGCCGCACCGCCGTTCGGCGTTGCGGGCCGGGCTCGAAGCCGCGGGGCTGCCCGGGGTGCTGTTGCTGCCGAAGCCGGTCGCCGCGGCGGAGAACCACCTGGCCACCGAGGAGGGCGAAGAACTCGAGCCGGGTTCGGTGCTCGCGGTCTGCCGGATCGGCGGCGAGCACGTCGAGTCGGCGCTGGTGCGTCGCACGCAGTCGGGTTTCGACCTGCTCGCGCACACCGACAGCGGGGTCGGCCGCGGCAGCGCGCGGATCGACGACCTGCTCGCCGAGCACGTGCTCGCGCGGTCCGGGGCGAAACTGCCCGACCACGCCGAGCCGGCTCTGCGCGCGCCGATGGCCGGCTTCCGGGTGGCGAGCGTGCTGGCCAAGGAGCGGTTGTCGGTGGCGCCGTCGGCCTCGCTCACCGTGCCGCTGCCCGAGGTGACCGGCGAGGTCCACGTCACCAGGGCCGAGCTGGAACAGCTGGCCAAGCCGGTGCTGGCCGCCGCGGTGGGGCAGCTGCAGCGACTGGTCGAACCGGTGCCGGACGGGGAACTGGCCGCCGCCCTGCTCGTTGGCGGAGGCGCGCGGATACCCTTGGTCACCTTCCTCGCCGAATCGGCACTGGGCTGCCCGGTGCTGGTCGACCCGGATCCGGCGGCGGCGGTCTGCCGCGGCGCGGCACTGGTCGCCCGGCCCCGCCTGGCCGGTGAAGGCCGCAAGCCGTCACCGCGGCCGCGGCAGGCGGTGGTGGAGGAGTCGACCGCGCTGATCCCGCGGGCGCTCGAACCGGCTGCGGGGGAGGAGGACGCCGAGCTCGGCCCGCCGCCACCCCGGCCGCCGGTGGAGGTCACCCCGCTGGAGGCCCCGAAACGCTTCACCAACCCGCTGCGCAGGCGATCCGACCGAGAACCTGAGCGAGAGGACAGCCGTTGA